From a single Paenibacillus sp. FSL W8-0426 genomic region:
- the purH gene encoding bifunctional phosphoribosylaminoimidazolecarboxamide formyltransferase/IMP cyclohydrolase — protein MSIKRALVSVWDKTGIVDFCRELSQMGVEIISTGGTSSLLAEEGVPVIGISDITNFPEIMDGRVKTLHPAVHGGLLAVRDNEEHTRQMEELGLGYIDLVVVNLYPFQQTIAKPDVSYEDAIENIDIGGPTMLRSAAKNHAFVTVVVDAGDYGKVLEEVRGNGDTTLETRKQLAAKVFRHTAAYDALISDYLSNINGDPLPERLTVTYEKIQDLRYGENPHQQAAFYRKPLAAADTLTSAEQLHGKELSYNNINDANAALQIVKEFEEPAVVAVKHMNPCGVGVGASIFEAYGKAYAADPTSIFGGIVAANRIIDSDTAAKLSEIFLEIVLAPDFTQEALEILTKKKNIRLLKTGELSAARHRESQFVVTSIDGGMIVQQSDVHSIEATELQVVTDRAPSEEEMKQLLFGWKVVKHVKSNAIVLAANDMTVGVGAGQMNRVGAAKIAIEQAGDLAKGAVLASDAFFPMGDTLELAAKAGITAVIQPGGSIKDEESIKVANEYGIAMVFTGVRHFKH, from the coding sequence GTGAGTATCAAAAGAGCGCTGGTCAGCGTATGGGATAAAACGGGCATCGTGGATTTTTGCCGCGAGCTGTCGCAAATGGGCGTGGAAATTATTTCGACGGGTGGTACAAGCAGCCTGTTGGCAGAGGAAGGCGTGCCTGTCATCGGCATTTCCGACATTACCAACTTCCCTGAAATTATGGATGGCCGGGTTAAAACCCTGCATCCGGCGGTTCATGGCGGATTGCTCGCAGTTCGTGACAACGAGGAGCACACACGTCAGATGGAGGAATTGGGCCTGGGCTACATCGACTTGGTCGTCGTGAACCTGTACCCGTTCCAACAAACGATTGCGAAACCTGACGTATCCTATGAAGATGCGATCGAAAATATCGACATCGGCGGTCCAACCATGCTTCGTTCCGCAGCCAAAAACCATGCTTTTGTCACCGTCGTCGTAGATGCGGGGGATTACGGCAAAGTATTGGAAGAAGTACGCGGCAATGGAGATACGACATTGGAAACGCGCAAACAGCTCGCAGCAAAAGTGTTCCGCCACACGGCGGCTTACGATGCCCTCATCTCCGATTATCTGTCCAATATCAATGGTGATCCGCTTCCGGAGCGCCTGACGGTGACTTACGAGAAAATCCAGGACCTGCGTTATGGCGAAAACCCGCATCAACAAGCGGCATTCTATCGCAAACCGCTGGCAGCAGCCGACACGCTTACATCTGCCGAGCAATTGCACGGCAAAGAGCTGTCTTATAACAACATCAACGACGCGAATGCGGCGCTGCAAATCGTCAAAGAATTTGAAGAGCCTGCGGTGGTCGCGGTTAAACACATGAATCCGTGCGGCGTGGGCGTAGGCGCGAGCATTTTCGAAGCTTACGGCAAAGCCTATGCGGCTGACCCGACTTCGATCTTCGGCGGCATCGTCGCAGCAAACCGCATTATCGACAGCGATACGGCCGCGAAGCTGAGCGAAATTTTCCTCGAAATCGTGCTCGCACCAGACTTTACCCAAGAAGCTCTCGAGATTTTGACGAAAAAGAAAAATATCCGCTTGCTCAAAACCGGCGAACTGAGCGCGGCGCGCCATCGCGAAAGCCAGTTCGTTGTAACCTCCATCGACGGCGGCATGATCGTGCAGCAAAGCGATGTTCACTCCATCGAAGCAACCGAGCTGCAGGTCGTGACGGATCGTGCCCCTTCCGAAGAAGAAATGAAGCAGCTGCTGTTCGGATGGAAAGTGGTGAAACACGTCAAGTCCAACGCGATCGTGCTTGCAGCGAATGACATGACCGTGGGCGTAGGCGCAGGGCAAATGAACCGTGTCGGCGCAGCCAAAATCGCGATCGAACAAGCCGGCGATCTGGCCAAAGGTGCCGTGCTCGCATCCGATGCGTTCTTCCCGATGGGCGATACGCTGGAGCTTGCGGCAAAAGCTGGCATCACAGCGGTCATTCAGCCGGGCGGTTCCATCAAAGACGAGGAATCCATTAAAGTGGCGAACGAATACGGCATTGCCATGGTCTTCACGGGCGTGCGCCATTTCAAACACTAG
- the purD gene encoding phosphoribosylamine--glycine ligase gives MDILVVGGGGREHAIVWALAKSPKAGKIHCAPGNAGIAELAECHPIAVHEFDKLTALAVELQVGLVVIGPDDPLADGIVDAFDSTGIPVFGPRRNAAEIEGSKTFMKDLLHKYSIPTAAYEKFDNYEQAQAYLDQQPVPIVIKADGLAAGKGVTVAQSREEANQALRSIMVDKVFGEAGAKVIIEEFLAGQEMSILAFVDGETVRPMAAAQDHKPVFDNDEGPNTGGMGTYSPLPHIASSIIEEALETIIKPTAKAMVAEGRPFRGVLFAGLMITPDGRPKTIEFNARFGDPETQVVLPRLKSDLLDIFWATVHGKLADIEIEWSDEAAVCVVLASGGYPGPYPKGIVIEGLDQVQDAVVFHAGTARGENGEWLTNGGRILGVVGLGADIAEARNKAYTEADRIRFEGKHQRSDIAAKALV, from the coding sequence ATGGATATATTGGTCGTAGGCGGCGGAGGCCGCGAACATGCCATCGTGTGGGCTTTGGCTAAAAGTCCCAAAGCAGGCAAAATTCACTGCGCGCCGGGAAATGCAGGCATTGCCGAGCTCGCCGAATGCCACCCGATCGCGGTGCATGAATTCGACAAGTTAACGGCACTCGCCGTGGAACTTCAAGTGGGCCTGGTGGTCATCGGACCGGATGATCCGCTGGCTGACGGCATCGTGGATGCGTTTGATTCGACAGGCATTCCCGTATTCGGCCCGCGCCGCAATGCGGCAGAGATCGAAGGAAGCAAAACGTTTATGAAGGATCTGCTGCACAAATACAGCATTCCGACGGCGGCGTACGAGAAATTCGACAATTACGAGCAGGCGCAGGCGTATCTCGATCAGCAGCCTGTCCCGATCGTCATTAAGGCGGACGGGCTGGCTGCAGGAAAAGGCGTAACGGTTGCCCAGTCCCGCGAGGAAGCGAACCAGGCGCTGCGCAGCATCATGGTGGACAAGGTGTTCGGCGAAGCCGGAGCCAAGGTCATCATCGAGGAATTCCTGGCAGGCCAAGAAATGTCGATTCTGGCGTTTGTCGACGGGGAAACCGTTCGCCCGATGGCGGCGGCCCAGGATCATAAGCCGGTATTCGACAATGACGAGGGACCGAACACGGGCGGCATGGGAACCTATTCGCCACTGCCGCATATCGCTTCCTCGATCATCGAAGAAGCGTTGGAAACGATCATCAAACCGACGGCCAAGGCAATGGTGGCCGAAGGACGCCCGTTTCGCGGGGTGTTGTTCGCGGGACTGATGATTACGCCGGACGGCAGACCGAAGACGATCGAGTTCAATGCCCGCTTCGGCGATCCGGAAACGCAAGTGGTATTGCCTCGCCTGAAGAGCGATCTGCTGGACATTTTCTGGGCTACCGTGCACGGCAAGCTGGCGGATATCGAGATTGAGTGGAGCGACGAGGCCGCTGTGTGCGTCGTGCTGGCATCCGGCGGTTATCCTGGCCCTTACCCGAAAGGCATCGTGATCGAAGGTCTGGATCAAGTACAGGATGCCGTCGTATTCCATGCAGGCACGGCTCGCGGCGAGAACGGCGAGTGGCTGACGAACGGCGGGCGCATTCTTGGCGTCGTCGGCTTGGGTGCGGACATCGCAGAAGCCCGGAACAAAGCATACACCGAGGCGGATCGCATCCGTTTCGAAGGCAAACATCAGCGTTCCGACATTGCGGCCAAAGCGCTGGTATAG
- a CDS encoding hemolysin family protein has translation MDIITVINLALLIFLIAATAFFVASEFAVVKIRPSRVDQLVAEGNKKAVLARKVVSDLDYYLSACQLGITVTALGLGALGKPAVERLLYPVFDWLSIPASFSSAASYAIAFILVTFLHVVVGEMAPKTLAIQFAEKLTLLLSPPLYWFGKVMYPFIWALNGASRVILRMFGVKPAGHEQAYSEDEIKIIMNQSYEGDETSQTKLAYLENVFVFDERVAKDIMVPRTELVTLDQRMNYDDIIPLLDEYNYSRYPVTEDGDKDRIIGVVNVKKILPDMVASREHQLVDFLREIPFVSELTSIQDAMIKMQQERVHMAVVVDEYGGTSGIITMEDILEELVGEIRDEFDADEVADIQETGDQKYLINGRVLLDELERQFGLQFEGNEELDTVAGWIQFQKGVQVENGDIVVQGEYVWTVVEADNFQIKQLMLERVANVEAEQQA, from the coding sequence TTGGACATAATTACCGTCATTAATTTGGCATTACTCATTTTTTTGATTGCAGCAACTGCATTTTTCGTAGCATCCGAATTCGCTGTGGTTAAAATTCGGCCGTCACGCGTGGATCAGCTTGTGGCTGAGGGGAACAAAAAGGCCGTGTTGGCCCGTAAAGTCGTTTCGGATCTGGATTATTATCTCTCGGCGTGTCAATTGGGAATCACGGTCACGGCACTCGGTCTTGGCGCTTTGGGTAAACCCGCGGTGGAGAGATTGTTGTACCCGGTGTTTGATTGGCTGAGCATTCCGGCGTCGTTCTCATCGGCAGCTTCCTATGCCATTGCTTTTATACTCGTAACCTTCTTGCACGTTGTTGTCGGGGAGATGGCACCGAAGACGCTGGCCATTCAGTTTGCCGAAAAGCTGACCTTGTTGCTTTCGCCGCCGCTGTATTGGTTCGGGAAAGTGATGTATCCGTTCATCTGGGCGCTCAACGGCGCTTCCCGCGTAATCCTTCGTATGTTCGGCGTCAAGCCGGCAGGGCATGAACAGGCTTACTCCGAAGATGAAATCAAGATCATCATGAACCAAAGCTACGAAGGGGACGAAACCAGCCAGACCAAGCTGGCCTATCTGGAAAATGTATTTGTGTTCGACGAGCGTGTCGCCAAGGACATTATGGTACCGAGAACCGAGCTCGTCACGCTGGATCAGAGAATGAATTATGATGATATTATTCCTTTATTGGATGAATATAATTATTCCCGTTACCCCGTCACCGAAGACGGCGACAAGGACCGGATCATCGGCGTGGTCAACGTGAAAAAGATTTTGCCTGACATGGTTGCCAGCAGGGAACATCAGCTTGTTGATTTTCTGCGCGAAATCCCATTTGTATCCGAGCTCACCAGCATCCAGGACGCCATGATCAAAATGCAGCAAGAGCGGGTTCATATGGCCGTTGTTGTTGACGAATATGGAGGTACGTCCGGGATTATTACGATGGAGGACATCCTGGAAGAGCTTGTTGGCGAAATCCGGGATGAATTCGATGCCGACGAGGTCGCGGACATTCAGGAAACCGGGGATCAAAAGTATCTGATCAATGGACGTGTGCTTTTGGATGAGCTGGAGAGGCAATTCGGCCTTCAGTTCGAAGGCAATGAAGAATTGGATACCGTCGCAGGCTGGATTCAGTTTCAAAAGGGTGTGCAGGTGGAGAACGGCGACATCGTGGTACAAGGCGAATATGTCTGGACCGTGGTCGAAGCCGACAACTTCCAGATCAAACAACTGATGCTGGAACGTGTGGCGAACGTTGAAGCCGAGCAGCAAGCCTGA
- a CDS encoding hemolysin family protein — protein sequence MDGIIALNLFLVAVFIGLTAFFVGAEFAILKVRMSRIDQLIAEGNKRAVVAKKVAHQLDYYLSACQLGITITAFVLGALGEPTVEKMLHPLFERLAVPEALATVLSYGIALAVITFLHVVIGELAPKTMAIQFAEKMTLMFAGPLYWFGNIMKPFIHALNGSARLLLGLFRIKPAGHDTVHSEEELKMIMAQSYESGEINQTELGYLKNIFAFDERLLQEIMIRKEKIVTVDKEMPLERMLEILNRHEYTRYPVTAPGDSNRFVGFINTKEMLTSVAAGRAFEIDAYVHDMPGFSEQALIRDVLIQMQQSRVHIATVHNAEGDTVGLVTMEDILEEIVGDIRDEYEHKDLVQPPKKLKLT from the coding sequence TTGGACGGAATAATAGCGTTAAACTTATTTTTGGTCGCGGTATTCATTGGATTGACGGCGTTTTTCGTAGGGGCCGAATTTGCGATTCTGAAAGTGCGGATGTCCCGGATTGACCAATTGATTGCGGAAGGAAACAAACGGGCCGTCGTGGCGAAAAAGGTAGCCCATCAACTGGATTATTATTTGTCCGCGTGTCAATTGGGAATTACGATAACAGCTTTTGTTCTCGGCGCGCTCGGTGAACCCACCGTTGAGAAAATGCTGCATCCGCTGTTCGAGCGGCTGGCCGTGCCTGAGGCATTGGCGACCGTGCTTTCCTACGGGATTGCTTTGGCGGTAATCACGTTCCTGCACGTCGTGATCGGCGAACTTGCACCGAAGACGATGGCCATCCAGTTCGCGGAGAAAATGACGCTGATGTTTGCCGGTCCGCTTTACTGGTTCGGCAACATCATGAAGCCTTTCATCCATGCCTTGAACGGATCAGCACGTTTGCTGCTTGGCCTGTTTCGCATCAAGCCGGCCGGGCACGATACGGTTCACTCCGAAGAGGAGTTGAAGATGATCATGGCACAGAGTTATGAGAGCGGAGAAATCAATCAGACCGAGCTTGGTTACCTGAAAAACATCTTCGCTTTTGATGAGCGGCTGCTGCAGGAGATCATGATTCGCAAGGAAAAAATCGTTACGGTGGATAAAGAGATGCCGCTGGAACGCATGCTTGAAATTTTGAATCGGCATGAATATACGCGTTATCCAGTGACCGCGCCCGGCGATTCGAACCGTTTTGTCGGGTTTATCAATACGAAAGAGATGTTGACCAGCGTCGCCGCAGGGCGAGCTTTCGAGATTGATGCATATGTGCATGACATGCCCGGTTTCTCCGAACAGGCTCTGATCAGGGATGTCCTGATTCAGATGCAGCAGAGCCGCGTGCACATCGCCACAGTGCATAATGCAGAAGGGGATACGGTGGGTCTCGTGACGATGGAGGATATTTTGGAGGAAATCGTCGGCGATATTCGGGACGAATACGAACACAAGGATCTCGTGCAGCCTCCGAAAAAGCTTAAGTTGACGTAA
- a CDS encoding ring-cleaving dioxygenase, whose protein sequence is MMFRTAGIHHITAFVNDAQKNVDFYAGVLGLRLVKKTINFDAPDVYHLYYGNENGAPGTIITFFPHPNAMRGIIGSGQTGVTVYTIPVGGLPFWEKRLASFDIPFERKTRFGEQYIRFFDKGGLLLELVEREEGAPSKWSFNGVTPEYAIKGFGGAVLYTSVPDKTIQVLEKMLGLEPIGEEDGIIRLRASGDIGQIIDVQSTGIQRGVGGAGTVHHIAWRAKDYTEHEQVQKQLDQAGYNPTPIIDRQYFNAVYFQEPGGILFELATDPPGFARDEPQESMGTKLMLPEWYEPHREQIEQLLPPIEVREWKGDSQS, encoded by the coding sequence ATTATGTTCAGAACGGCAGGCATTCACCACATTACGGCATTCGTGAACGATGCTCAGAAAAATGTTGATTTTTACGCAGGTGTACTCGGACTCAGACTGGTGAAAAAAACGATTAACTTTGACGCGCCGGACGTGTACCATCTGTATTACGGAAACGAGAATGGGGCACCAGGCACGATCATTACGTTTTTCCCTCATCCTAATGCGATGAGAGGCATCATCGGCTCCGGCCAAACTGGCGTGACCGTTTATACGATCCCTGTGGGTGGTCTGCCATTCTGGGAAAAACGCCTCGCTTCCTTCGATATTCCGTTCGAACGCAAAACCCGGTTCGGCGAGCAGTATATTCGTTTCTTCGACAAAGGCGGTTTGCTGCTTGAGTTGGTGGAACGCGAAGAGGGCGCACCAAGCAAATGGTCGTTCAATGGCGTAACGCCGGAATATGCGATCAAAGGATTTGGCGGCGCGGTATTGTATACATCTGTACCGGACAAAACGATTCAAGTGCTGGAAAAAATGCTCGGTCTGGAACCAATCGGCGAAGAGGACGGCATCATTCGTCTGCGGGCGAGCGGGGACATCGGACAGATCATCGACGTCCAGTCCACCGGCATCCAGCGGGGCGTCGGCGGCGCGGGTACGGTGCATCACATCGCATGGCGCGCCAAAGATTACACTGAACATGAACAGGTGCAGAAACAACTTGATCAAGCCGGATATAATCCAACGCCAATCATTGACCGCCAATACTTCAATGCCGTCTATTTCCAAGAACCGGGAGGCATCCTGTTCGAGCTGGCTACCGATCCTCCAGGATTTGCAAGGGATGAGCCCCAGGAAAGCATGGGGACGAAACTGATGCTGCCTGAATGGTATGAACCGCACCGCGAGCAGATCGAACAGCTGCTGCCGCCGATTGAAGTCCGCGAATGGAAAGGAGATTCCCAATCATGA
- a CDS encoding alpha/beta hydrolase produces MKHIYKAGSRPDAPTLLLLHGTGGNENDLIGLASLIAPGAAVLGVRGNVSENGMPRFFRRLAEGVFDEPDLIARTAELGSFLDAAAEEYGFDRANVYALGYSNGANIAASLMFHQAGVFKGAILHHPMVPLRGLELPDLNGLPVFIGAGENDPIVSRSETEELASLLSGAGADVEIHWERQGHQLTRTEAAAAADWFKAQASS; encoded by the coding sequence ATGAAACATATCTATAAAGCAGGTTCCCGTCCCGATGCGCCAACGCTTCTTTTGCTGCATGGCACTGGAGGTAACGAAAATGATCTCATCGGCCTCGCAAGTCTTATCGCGCCGGGTGCAGCTGTCCTCGGGGTGCGCGGCAACGTCTCCGAGAACGGCATGCCGCGCTTCTTCCGCCGGTTGGCGGAAGGCGTATTCGACGAGCCGGACCTGATTGCACGGACCGCCGAGCTGGGTAGTTTCCTCGATGCGGCTGCCGAGGAGTACGGCTTTGACCGCGCCAACGTATACGCACTCGGATATTCCAATGGGGCGAACATTGCCGCGAGCCTGATGTTCCATCAGGCGGGTGTATTTAAGGGAGCCATCCTGCATCATCCGATGGTGCCGCTGCGCGGCCTGGAGCTGCCTGACCTGAACGGCCTGCCGGTATTCATCGGCGCGGGCGAGAACGACCCGATCGTGTCCAGATCGGAGACGGAAGAACTCGCTTCGCTGCTGAGCGGAGCGGGAGCTGATGTTGAGATCCATTGGGAGCGTCAAGGACACCAGTTGACGCGAACTGAAGCTGCTGCCGCTGCCGATTGGTTTAAGGCCCAAGCATCCTCTTGA